The following proteins are co-located in the Candidatus Avedoeria danica genome:
- a CDS encoding DUF4340 domain-containing protein yields the protein MNRRLTLILFLIFAAMVILAYSLRNETGKQVGPNAPTPTPGPIWALDAKAVSKVEVSGAGNAYTLALVDGKWQVDNLPTNDEVAGVVERTASPSVQRTLPGGRDATNYGFASPTLTVTFTVSETAHTLIVGDPPLTSESDRYVMAKDGTTIYIVSGFDLGQLEDWLTTPPLAPTPTAAAPTTTGSTTGSTAGTPAADTGLGDTSALTDTTALTDTAPIGLPGMATIVALPTTPGLPTEPAIPTATE from the coding sequence ATGAACCGACGACTGACGCTCATCCTGTTCCTGATCTTCGCCGCGATGGTCATCCTGGCCTACAGCCTGCGCAACGAGACCGGCAAGCAGGTTGGCCCGAACGCGCCGACGCCGACTCCGGGGCCGATCTGGGCGCTCGACGCCAAGGCGGTCTCGAAGGTCGAGGTGTCGGGCGCCGGCAACGCGTACACGCTGGCGCTGGTCGACGGCAAGTGGCAGGTCGACAACCTGCCGACGAACGACGAGGTCGCCGGCGTCGTCGAGCGGACGGCCAGTCCGTCCGTGCAGCGCACCCTGCCCGGCGGCCGCGACGCGACGAACTACGGCTTCGCCTCGCCGACCCTGACCGTGACGTTCACGGTGTCGGAAACGGCGCACACGCTCATCGTCGGCGATCCGCCGCTGACGAGCGAGAGCGACCGATACGTGATGGCCAAGGACGGCACGACGATCTATATCGTCAGCGGCTTCGATCTCGGCCAGCTCGAGGATTGGCTGACGACCCCGCCCCTCGCCCCGACGCCGACGGCCGCTGCCCCGACGACGACGGGATCGACAACGGGATCGACAGCGGGCACGCCGGCTGCGGACACCGGACTCGGGGACACGTCCGCACTGACGGACACGACCGCGCTGACGGACACCGCCCCAATCGGCCTGCCCGGCATGGCGACCATCGTCGCGTTGCCGACCACGCCCGGTCTGCCCACCGAGCCCGCGATTCCGACCGCCACCGAATAG
- a CDS encoding copper resistance protein CopC: MAPEDGPSRARRRAPGAAGTRLPFARRAAAVLVLAWALALVRTAPAAAHSETVESKPAPGDAVLPAPTTVTVRYTDPLGPESTISVVDDTFAEVTEGPTRVDADDPHAMSVDLLHDLPLGAYTVAWTAHDAADGHKTSGSYTFSVGDVAAASQPSGTAGQTILVLVALTVAVLGVATVARRRARPTPAAMLAALAFATAVASVAAGCSDDSTAGPTAPSATVTDGAQVASSAGDGPTAASSTAAADDAAGVPIQISIAASDLAVGEDRFAFAVLGVDNELLPDVDATATFFRLEGESAEETDTVPATYYASRLPEAGTYVALTRFDRAGPWGSRSAARCRMAGPLRPTGYGSRSPAGPARRRWATWRRRRRTGRWPPSRTSPR, encoded by the coding sequence ATGGCGCCTGAAGACGGCCCGTCCCGCGCACGACGCCGCGCCCCCGGCGCTGCCGGCACCCGGCTGCCGTTCGCCCGACGGGCCGCCGCCGTGCTCGTGCTGGCGTGGGCGCTTGCCCTCGTCCGGACGGCGCCGGCGGCGGCGCACAGCGAGACCGTCGAAAGCAAGCCCGCCCCGGGCGATGCCGTCCTTCCTGCGCCGACGACGGTCACCGTGCGGTACACGGATCCGCTCGGTCCGGAGAGCACGATCAGCGTCGTCGACGACACATTCGCCGAGGTCACCGAGGGCCCGACCCGGGTGGACGCCGATGACCCGCACGCGATGTCCGTCGACCTGCTGCACGACCTTCCGCTCGGTGCTTACACCGTCGCCTGGACGGCCCACGACGCGGCCGACGGGCACAAGACGTCAGGCAGCTACACGTTCAGCGTCGGTGACGTGGCGGCGGCGTCGCAACCATCGGGCACGGCAGGGCAGACGATCCTCGTCCTCGTGGCGCTGACCGTGGCGGTGCTCGGCGTTGCGACCGTCGCGCGGCGCCGCGCCCGACCGACGCCGGCCGCGATGCTGGCGGCTCTGGCGTTCGCGACGGCCGTCGCAAGCGTCGCCGCCGGCTGTTCCGACGATTCGACGGCCGGCCCGACGGCGCCGAGCGCGACCGTGACGGACGGCGCGCAAGTGGCCTCGTCCGCCGGTGACGGGCCAACCGCGGCGTCGTCGACGGCCGCCGCAGACGACGCCGCGGGCGTTCCGATCCAGATCTCGATCGCGGCGAGCGACCTGGCGGTCGGCGAGGACAGGTTTGCGTTCGCCGTCCTTGGCGTCGACAACGAGCTCCTCCCCGACGTCGACGCCACGGCGACGTTCTTTCGACTGGAAGGCGAGTCGGCCGAGGAGACGGACACCGTCCCGGCGACGTACTACGCCTCGCGGCTGCCCGAGGCCGGCACGTACGTGGCGCTGACGCGCTTCGACCGCGCCGGGCCGTGGGGGTCCAGATCAGCGGCACGCTGCCGGATGGCCGGGCCGTTGCGCCCAACCGGGTACGGTTCGAGGTCGCCAGCCGGCCCCGCTCGCCGGCGGTGGGCGACATGGCGCCGCCGACGGCGAACCGGACGCTGGCCACCGTCCCGGACATCGCCGCGCTGA